Genomic segment of Populus nigra chromosome 6, ddPopNigr1.1, whole genome shotgun sequence:
GTGAGTATTACCAATTCCTAATATATATAGGGGTAGGACATTGCTTAACCTGGTCAATAGTTATAGGTGCAATGAAGCAttcattttctttgatgaaCTGCGTCTCAAGCTGTAAAGCAGCTGCATTTGTAAATAGATAGTCCCACAGGAATACACTTTGACCTATAGTACTTTATTAAGCAGGTAGCAAAGTTTAATAGCTTGTGGTGCAGATATCTGTGTTGCTTACTAGTTGTTCATCCCATCTGCAGGCAAACGCAGCATCTGGGATGGCTGTGCATGATGACTGCAAGCTGAGGTTTTTGGATTTGAAGGCAAAAAGGACTTACCGTTTCATTGTTTTCAAGATCGAGGAGAAGCAAAAGCAGGTGATTGTGGAGAAGCTTGGTGAACCAGCTGATAGCTATGAAAATTTCTCTGCCAGTCTGCCTGCTGATGAGTGCCGATATGCTGTTTATGACTTTGATTATGTAACAGAGGAGAACTGCCAGAAGAGCAGGATTGTTTTTATTGCATGGTGATTGATTACCTTTCATAGAATCTATCTACCGCATATGTTaccattcttcttttttcttgtctGATTTCTGTTCGACTGTTTGCTTCATCTATTGCTTTTACATGTATGAAGGTGCCCTGACACGGCTAGGGTGAGAAGCAAGATGATTTACGCAAGCTCCAAGGACAGGTTTAAGAGAGAATTAGATGGTATTCAGATTGAGCTGCAAGCTACTGATCCTACAGAGATGGGGCTTGATGTTATTAGAAGCCGTTCGAATTAAAATACATTGCCTACCATGCAAGGGAGTCCATATCATTGGGTTCATTAAGTGTAATGTTTATATATCTGCACCTAGAATTTGCCTTCTTCTGTTATGTTTGTGGATTCATGGGGCGAGTATCCCCTCCAGTGTGATACTTGCATACAGTTATATGATGTTCTGTGGGGGTATAGTTCAGTTTGATTTCTT
This window contains:
- the LOC133697934 gene encoding actin-depolymerizing factor 1-like, which codes for MANAASGMAVHDDCKLRFLDLKAKRTYRFIVFKIEEKQKQVIVEKLGEPADSYENFSASLPADECRYAVYDFDYVTEENCQKSRIVFIAWCPDTARVRSKMIYASSKDRFKRELDGIQIELQATDPTEMGLDVIRSRSN